The Thermodesulfobacteriota bacterium genome includes a region encoding these proteins:
- a CDS encoding BCAM0308 family protein gives MATTRYEPASRKNVDRTSDPYLPRKAAPSVGVCPICRVISKKKRWYIDEKEAASLMRAGAPLRRCPACSKIADGFPSGVLTLRGRFLKTHREELVKLARKEEERARGINPLERIMEIRDADTGVELLTTDGKLAQRIGREIRKAYRGAITYKWAEDADLLRVTWTREM, from the coding sequence ATGGCAACGACCCGCTACGAGCCCGCCAGCCGGAAAAACGTCGACAGGACATCGGATCCCTACCTGCCCAGGAAGGCAGCCCCTTCGGTGGGCGTCTGCCCCATCTGCCGCGTAATCTCCAAGAAGAAGCGCTGGTACATCGACGAGAAGGAGGCCGCCTCGCTCATGCGCGCCGGCGCCCCGTTGAGGCGATGCCCCGCCTGCTCCAAGATCGCCGACGGGTTCCCCTCCGGGGTGCTGACGCTGCGGGGAAGGTTCCTCAAGACCCACCGGGAGGAGCTCGTGAAGCTCGCGCGCAAGGAGGAGGAGCGGGCCCGCGGAATCAATCCTCTCGAACGGATCATGGAAATCCGTGACGCCGACACCGGCGTCGAGCTGCTGACCACGGACGGCAAACTCGCCCAGCGGATCGGCAGGGAGATCCGGAAGGCGTACCGGGGCGCCATCACTTACAAGTGGGCGGAGGACGCCGACCTCCTCCGGGTCACCTGGACCCGGGAAATGTGA
- a CDS encoding ATP-dependent Clp protease ATP-binding subunit: protein MPQLTKAARMVWEIGAAEAARGRHALLEREHLLIGLCSLGKILDYLRFTRIETLPVDAIREEGDRIAAAFAAQGVSIDAFRRRVRSRLRPGNIVHAEPSVTRSRECLWIFRRAEELAGAEGEEVTAGHLLAATVEADGPIISAALAGAGISASKLLRDLLEGAREGAPVPGVRREPEAGAETGADAATDTPVLDRFGRDITRAAREGRLLPFVDSDRTRNILRQLVMVLMMPMKNNPVLIGEAGVGKTAVVEALAERIATGRDRDLLPGRRLVELTMGEMVAGTKYRGEFEERLTKLIDEVRSHPEVILFIDEFHNVAGAGRAEGAPMDAGNIMKPALARGELRCIGATTISEYRRSIEKDPALERRFQAIQVPEPGRDEAVEILEGIRAHRERHFGVTIADATLDAAVDLAVRFDPTHFLPDKAVDLLDRACAECRVPMLSFAATADSEPFVPAGVATVTPEHVARVVSSKLGVPPEVATGGLGGIAESRIRGLEGFLSRRIVGQEEAIARVCRRLVLSHAGLGDRRRPLGIFLFLGPSGVGKTWLAQGIAEYLFPGENAFIRIDMSEYQDETSISRLIGAAPGYVGHEEGGQLVDRLRTTPYSVVLLDEVEKAAPRVFDLFLQLFDDGRITDAQGRTADARNAVFIMTGNIRVRTEAGFHAVGGTVAADAALSEARRRFRPEFLNRVDEQVVFRALSPEDVRKVLAAQLEDLGEQLLRDHGVRLVVEEDAASFLASEGYRPEYGVRELARAIDRWVRGPIGAMSAAGELARRAAASVPVTVRRVPEGVKVE, encoded by the coding sequence ATGCCGCAGCTCACGAAAGCCGCAAGAATGGTCTGGGAGATCGGGGCGGCGGAGGCCGCGCGCGGCAGGCACGCGCTGCTGGAGCGGGAGCACCTGCTCATCGGGCTTTGCAGCCTCGGGAAGATCCTCGATTACCTCCGTTTCACCCGGATCGAGACGCTTCCCGTGGACGCCATCCGGGAGGAGGGGGACCGCATCGCGGCCGCGTTCGCCGCCCAGGGCGTCTCGATCGACGCTTTCCGGAGGAGGGTCCGGTCGCGCCTGAGGCCGGGGAACATCGTCCACGCCGAACCCTCGGTCACCCGGAGCCGGGAATGCCTCTGGATCTTCCGGCGGGCGGAAGAATTGGCCGGGGCGGAAGGGGAGGAAGTTACCGCGGGCCACCTCCTTGCGGCGACCGTCGAAGCCGACGGGCCGATCATCTCCGCGGCGCTTGCGGGAGCGGGGATCTCCGCCTCGAAGCTGCTGCGGGACCTGCTCGAAGGGGCGCGGGAGGGGGCGCCTGTACCCGGCGTCCGCCGGGAGCCGGAGGCGGGCGCGGAGACGGGCGCGGACGCGGCCACGGACACCCCCGTGCTCGACCGGTTCGGCCGGGACATCACGCGGGCCGCGCGGGAGGGGCGCCTCCTGCCGTTCGTCGACTCCGACCGGACGCGGAACATCCTGCGGCAGCTCGTGATGGTCCTCATGATGCCCATGAAGAACAACCCGGTGCTGATCGGCGAGGCCGGCGTCGGCAAGACCGCGGTCGTCGAGGCGCTCGCGGAACGGATCGCAACCGGCAGGGACCGGGACCTGCTCCCCGGGCGGCGCCTGGTCGAGCTGACGATGGGCGAGATGGTGGCCGGAACGAAGTACCGCGGGGAGTTCGAGGAGCGGCTGACCAAGCTGATCGACGAGGTCCGGTCCCACCCGGAGGTCATCCTCTTCATCGACGAGTTCCACAACGTGGCCGGCGCGGGACGCGCCGAGGGCGCTCCGATGGACGCCGGGAACATCATGAAGCCCGCGCTGGCCCGGGGGGAGCTGCGGTGCATCGGGGCCACGACGATCTCGGAGTACCGGCGCAGCATCGAGAAGGACCCGGCGCTCGAGCGCCGCTTCCAGGCGATCCAGGTCCCCGAGCCGGGGCGCGACGAGGCGGTCGAGATCCTCGAGGGGATCCGCGCCCACCGGGAGCGGCACTTCGGGGTGACGATCGCGGACGCGACGCTCGATGCCGCCGTCGACCTGGCCGTGCGGTTCGATCCCACGCACTTCCTCCCGGACAAGGCCGTCGACCTGCTCGACCGCGCCTGCGCGGAGTGCCGCGTGCCGATGCTTTCCTTCGCTGCGACGGCGGATTCCGAGCCGTTCGTTCCCGCGGGAGTGGCGACGGTCACGCCGGAGCACGTCGCGCGCGTCGTGTCCTCCAAGCTGGGAGTGCCCCCGGAGGTGGCGACCGGCGGCCTGGGGGGGATCGCCGAGTCGCGGATACGGGGCCTCGAAGGGTTCCTCTCCCGGCGGATCGTCGGGCAGGAGGAGGCGATCGCCCGGGTATGCCGGCGTCTGGTCCTCTCCCACGCGGGGCTCGGCGACCGCCGGCGGCCGCTGGGGATCTTCCTGTTCCTCGGCCCTTCCGGCGTGGGAAAGACCTGGCTCGCCCAGGGGATCGCCGAGTACCTGTTCCCGGGGGAGAACGCCTTCATCCGCATCGACATGTCCGAGTACCAGGACGAGACGAGCATCTCCCGCCTGATCGGGGCGGCCCCGGGGTATGTCGGCCACGAGGAGGGAGGGCAGCTCGTCGACCGCCTCCGGACCACCCCGTACTCCGTTGTCCTGCTCGACGAGGTCGAGAAGGCCGCGCCGCGCGTCTTCGACCTGTTCCTCCAGCTCTTCGACGACGGAAGGATCACCGACGCGCAGGGGCGGACGGCGGACGCGCGCAACGCCGTCTTCATCATGACCGGGAACATCCGCGTCCGGACGGAAGCGGGATTCCACGCCGTCGGCGGGACCGTGGCGGCGGACGCCGCCCTCTCGGAAGCGCGCAGGCGCTTCCGCCCCGAGTTCCTGAACCGGGTGGACGAGCAGGTCGTGTTCCGCGCGCTGTCTCCGGAAGATGTCCGGAAGGTGCTGGCGGCGCAGCTCGAGGACCTGGGCGAGCAGCTTCTCCGGGACCACGGGGTGCGGCTCGTCGTCGAGGAGGACGCCGCATCCTTCCTGGCGTCCGAAGGGTACCGGCCCGAGTACGGCGTGCGCGAGCTGGCGAGGGCGATCGACCGGTGGGTTCGCGGCCCCATCGGAGCGATGAGCGCCGCGGGGGAGCTGGCCCGGAGGGCCGCCGCCTCCGTTCCCGTGACGGTCCGCCGGGTCCCGGAAGGAGTGAAGGTGGAGTAG
- a CDS encoding PfkB family carbohydrate kinase — protein MSLLVVGSMAFDSIKSPFGEVERVVGGSATYFSLAASYFAPVRLVSVVGRDFPKATVEMLASRGIDLQGLKIADGETFHWKGYYEYDLNTAHTVRTDLNVFKDFVPELPAAWRETPYLFLGNIDPRLQLDILAQVRKPRIVALDTMNFWIAKSPQLLREVIRNVDIVVINEAEVRQLTDEYNLVKASRKLMDMGPGRVVVKRGEYGVLHVSDGTVFAAPAYPLETIFDPTGAGDSFAGGFMGYLASRGSGEIGEMDYRLATMYGSAIASFTVEAFSTERLQGLSKEEIGRRISEFRSLTEFRV, from the coding sequence ATGAGCCTGCTGGTCGTCGGATCGATGGCGTTCGACAGCATCAAGTCGCCGTTCGGGGAGGTGGAGCGGGTCGTCGGCGGGTCGGCCACCTACTTCTCCCTGGCGGCGAGCTACTTCGCCCCCGTCCGCCTGGTCTCCGTCGTCGGGCGCGATTTCCCGAAAGCCACCGTCGAGATGCTCGCCTCCCGCGGGATCGACCTCCAGGGGCTGAAGATCGCGGACGGCGAGACCTTCCACTGGAAAGGGTATTACGAGTACGACCTCAACACCGCCCACACGGTGCGTACCGACCTGAACGTGTTCAAGGATTTCGTCCCCGAGCTGCCGGCGGCCTGGAGGGAGACGCCGTACCTGTTCCTCGGCAACATCGATCCCCGGCTTCAGCTCGACATCCTGGCCCAGGTGCGCAAGCCCAGGATCGTCGCCCTGGACACGATGAACTTCTGGATCGCGAAGAGCCCGCAGCTCCTCCGGGAAGTCATCCGGAACGTCGATATCGTGGTCATCAACGAGGCAGAGGTCCGGCAGCTCACGGACGAGTACAACCTCGTGAAGGCGTCGCGGAAGCTGATGGACATGGGGCCGGGGCGCGTCGTCGTCAAGCGGGGGGAGTACGGCGTCCTGCACGTCTCCGACGGCACGGTCTTCGCGGCGCCGGCGTATCCGCTGGAGACCATCTTCGACCCCACGGGGGCGGGGGACAGCTTCGCGGGCGGATTCATGGGGTACCTTGCGTCCCGCGGGAGCGGCGAGATCGGCGAGATGGATTACCGCCTCGCGACGATGTACGGCAGCGCGATCGCGTCCTTCACCGTGGAGGCGTTCAGCACCGAGCGGCTCCAGGGGCTCTCCAAAGAGGAGATCGGCCGGAGGATTTCCGAGTTCCGGTCCCTCACGGAATTCCGGGTCTGA
- the cyoE gene encoding heme o synthase, which produces MGPRPPLDRRDPGGKEYAIPASPLKPSSLLLVKPGIVAAVALTGFAGMVLARRGLPDAATAALTLVCLLGAAGGSAALNTVLDEETDERMPRLSRRIAALRSVGRGRIAVSAAAAVAASLALAAFGINRTVFLLLALAAGGYSVLYTMVWKRRSPYGTIPGAVPGALPALIGYAAVEPRLGADGWILFLFLLLWQPPHFWALALKYREEYRAAGVPVLPVAFGEPYTKVLIFLYAAALPPLTLSLWALGGLSGFFGWASFLLGAAFLGIYYGDTVASRRYGRAFAASIGYLVLVMLALLADILLRAL; this is translated from the coding sequence GTGGGTCCTCGGCCGCCTCTGGATCGGCGCGATCCGGGCGGAAAGGAATACGCTATCCCTGCCTCCCCTCTGAAGCCGTCCTCGCTCCTGCTGGTCAAGCCCGGCATCGTCGCCGCGGTCGCCCTGACGGGATTCGCGGGGATGGTCCTCGCCCGCCGCGGCTTGCCGGACGCCGCGACGGCCGCCCTCACGCTCGTCTGCCTCCTGGGCGCGGCCGGAGGATCTGCCGCCCTGAACACCGTGCTCGACGAGGAAACGGACGAGCGGATGCCGAGGCTCTCCCGGAGGATCGCGGCGCTCCGGAGCGTCGGCCGCGGTCGAATCGCGGTGTCGGCGGCCGCTGCCGTCGCCGCGTCGCTCGCGCTGGCGGCCTTCGGGATCAACCGGACCGTCTTCCTGCTGCTCGCCCTGGCCGCCGGGGGGTACTCGGTCCTGTACACGATGGTCTGGAAGCGCCGATCCCCCTACGGGACGATCCCCGGCGCGGTTCCCGGGGCGCTCCCGGCGCTGATCGGCTACGCCGCCGTGGAGCCGCGCCTCGGGGCGGACGGATGGATCCTGTTCCTGTTCCTCCTGTTGTGGCAGCCGCCTCATTTCTGGGCGCTGGCGCTGAAATACCGCGAGGAATACCGGGCGGCGGGGGTGCCGGTCCTCCCGGTGGCGTTCGGCGAGCCGTACACGAAGGTGCTCATCTTCCTCTATGCGGCGGCGCTCCCGCCGCTGACCCTTTCCCTCTGGGCGCTGGGGGGGCTTTCCGGCTTCTTCGGGTGGGCGTCGTTCCTGCTCGGGGCGGCATTCCTCGGGATCTATTACGGGGACACGGTGGCCTCCCGCCGCTACGGGCGCGCCTTCGCCGCCTCGATCGGCTACCTCGTGCTCGTGATGCTCGCTTTGCTGGCGGACATCCTCCTGCGTGCGTTATGA
- a CDS encoding COX15/CtaA family protein has protein sequence MLGRATVGVLFLALVWGNLVAGLKAGLACPDWPLCHGSILPPWRWDIYMEFLHRVIAGAGAALLAALSFRRYRDYRGPARLVPALTLLLLALQIVMGGAVVLLEIPVQLTTVHFMAGILLFLLALYMAHFDGAFEPPDFSFRGSSALFFSLAALVYFQAGLGAYVRHLQAGRACPDFPRCLGEWIPSFTGAGVLAHYSHRLAGVMILLTALAICVYFLSDPIQRVNRGLGATFLFLVAAQIGIGWMVVLSELMFLAVAVHLATALGILWVLGRLWIGAIRAERNTLSLPPL, from the coding sequence ATGCTCGGCCGTGCGACCGTGGGGGTCCTGTTCCTGGCGCTGGTGTGGGGAAACCTGGTGGCGGGGCTGAAGGCCGGGCTCGCGTGCCCGGACTGGCCGCTGTGCCACGGCAGCATCCTCCCGCCGTGGCGCTGGGACATCTACATGGAGTTCCTCCACCGGGTGATCGCGGGAGCCGGGGCCGCGCTCCTCGCCGCCCTGTCGTTCCGAAGGTACCGGGACTATCGGGGGCCGGCGCGGCTCGTCCCGGCGCTGACGCTGCTCCTCCTGGCGCTGCAGATCGTCATGGGGGGCGCCGTGGTGCTGCTCGAGATTCCGGTGCAGCTCACCACCGTCCACTTCATGGCCGGGATCCTGCTGTTCCTCCTCGCGCTCTACATGGCGCACTTCGACGGCGCGTTCGAGCCGCCCGATTTCTCCTTCCGCGGATCCTCCGCGCTGTTTTTCAGCCTCGCCGCCCTGGTCTATTTCCAGGCGGGCCTCGGCGCCTACGTCCGGCATCTCCAGGCCGGGCGGGCATGCCCCGATTTCCCGAGATGCCTCGGGGAATGGATCCCTTCCTTCACCGGCGCGGGCGTCCTGGCGCACTACTCCCATCGCCTGGCGGGCGTCATGATCCTGCTGACGGCGCTGGCGATCTGCGTCTATTTCCTGAGCGACCCGATCCAGCGGGTGAACCGCGGGCTGGGGGCGACGTTCCTCTTCCTGGTGGCGGCGCAGATCGGCATCGGGTGGATGGTGGTGCTCTCGGAGCTCATGTTCCTGGCCGTCGCGGTGCACCTCGCGACCGCGCTGGGGATCCTGTGGGTCCTCGGCCGCCTCTGGATCGGCGCGATCCGGGCGGAAAGGAATACGCTATCCCTGCCTCCCCTCTGA
- a CDS encoding cytochrome C oxidase subunit IV family protein: MRTGDTGARRRYIGVYAALLALTVVTVLVSYVNLGIMNAVVALLIASVKASLVALFFMHLKGESRLVWGFALVPILFLVLIILGTLSDTLLR, translated from the coding sequence ATGAGAACCGGGGATACGGGCGCCCGCCGGAGATACATCGGGGTCTACGCCGCGCTGTTGGCGCTGACGGTCGTTACCGTCCTGGTGTCATACGTGAACCTGGGGATAATGAACGCCGTCGTCGCGCTGCTCATCGCGTCGGTGAAGGCGTCGCTGGTGGCGCTGTTCTTCATGCATCTGAAGGGGGAGAGCCGGCTGGTGTGGGGGTTCGCCCTCGTCCCCATCCTGTTCCTGGTCCTTATCATCTTGGGGACGTTGTCCGACACGCTGTTGCGCTGA
- a CDS encoding cytochrome c oxidase subunit 3 family protein, which produces MSAPHAAHGGPAGFETAKLGVWTFLATEVLLFGALFTAYAVYRAEYPALFHAEHLKLDRILGLANTIVLITSSLTVVLGVDAIRKGKVRLLRGCYGATILLGAVFLCVKYVEWTAEFRHGAYPGTNIFFSLYFALTGLHGIHVLLGMGVLAYVVVLAGRGRLSESYTTPAEMSGLYWHFVDLVWIYLFPLLYLIG; this is translated from the coding sequence GTGAGCGCCCCGCACGCGGCTCACGGCGGTCCGGCCGGGTTCGAGACGGCCAAGCTGGGCGTCTGGACCTTCCTCGCCACCGAGGTGCTCCTCTTCGGGGCGCTCTTCACCGCGTACGCGGTCTACCGCGCGGAGTATCCCGCGCTGTTCCACGCGGAGCACCTGAAGCTCGACCGCATCCTCGGCCTGGCCAACACGATCGTCCTCATCACGAGCAGCCTGACGGTGGTCCTCGGCGTCGACGCTATCCGGAAGGGGAAGGTCCGCCTGCTGCGGGGCTGCTACGGTGCGACGATCCTGCTGGGCGCGGTCTTCCTCTGCGTGAAGTACGTCGAGTGGACCGCGGAGTTCCGCCACGGGGCCTATCCGGGTACCAACATCTTCTTTTCCCTGTACTTTGCACTGACGGGGCTGCACGGGATCCACGTGCTCCTCGGCATGGGGGTTCTGGCATACGTCGTCGTTCTCGCGGGCAGGGGGCGGCTCTCGGAGAGCTACACCACGCCGGCGGAGATGTCGGGGCTGTACTGGCACTTCGTCGATCTGGTGTGGATCTACCTGTTCCCCCTCCTGTACCTGATCGGGTGA
- the ctaD gene encoding cytochrome c oxidase subunit I, with amino-acid sequence MENDRVTESGGDESGYLAERGWRSWAFTLDHKRIGVMYLLTTIVFFLLGGLFAMLLRLELLTPQTKYFSAHAYNVFFTLHGAMMIFLFIIPAIPSGLGNFFIPLHIGARDVAFPRLNLASYWVFVAGFLVVLASLVAPMDTGWTFYTPYSAKTGAAVATLSFGIFLIGMSSILTGLNFIVTVHKLRAPGMTWHRMPLFVWGMYATSIIQVVATPVVGVTFLLLAMERLLGMAFFDPAKGGDPVLFQHFFWFYSHPVVYVMILPAMGIVSEVIPVFSRKPIFGYKAIAYSSLAIAFIGFLVWGHHMFTSAMSPLANAIFSFLTFFVAVPTAVKVFNWIATLYRGSITFESPMLYALTFIFLFIIGGLTGPFLAALSTNVQLHDTYFVVAHFHYTMMGGTVMGFFAGLHYWFPKMTGRMPGEKLARAAWALIFVGFNVTFFTMFIVGVRGMPRRYAEYLPKFHQENVIATIGSFLLAAGVLLLFWNLWHSLRKGARASGNPWRALSLEWRTPSPPATENFHEIPEVTDWPYGYGKPKRTPA; translated from the coding sequence GTGGAAAATGACCGCGTGACGGAAAGCGGCGGGGACGAGAGCGGGTACCTGGCGGAGCGCGGCTGGCGCTCGTGGGCGTTCACGCTCGACCACAAGCGGATCGGCGTGATGTACCTCCTCACGACCATCGTGTTCTTCCTGCTGGGGGGGCTCTTCGCCATGCTGCTGCGGCTGGAGCTTCTGACGCCGCAGACGAAGTATTTCAGCGCCCACGCCTACAACGTGTTCTTCACCCTCCACGGGGCGATGATGATCTTCCTCTTCATCATCCCCGCCATCCCCTCGGGGCTGGGCAATTTCTTCATCCCGCTGCACATCGGGGCGCGGGACGTGGCGTTCCCCCGGCTGAACCTCGCAAGCTACTGGGTCTTCGTCGCCGGCTTCCTCGTCGTCCTCGCCTCCCTCGTGGCCCCGATGGACACGGGGTGGACTTTCTACACTCCGTACTCGGCGAAGACGGGGGCCGCGGTGGCGACCCTCTCCTTCGGGATCTTCCTCATCGGGATGTCCTCCATCCTGACCGGGCTGAACTTCATCGTCACCGTCCACAAGCTGCGCGCTCCCGGGATGACGTGGCACCGGATGCCGCTGTTCGTCTGGGGGATGTACGCCACCAGCATCATCCAGGTCGTCGCCACCCCCGTGGTCGGGGTGACGTTCCTGCTGCTGGCCATGGAGCGGCTCCTCGGGATGGCCTTCTTCGACCCGGCCAAGGGGGGGGACCCGGTCCTGTTCCAGCACTTCTTCTGGTTCTATTCCCACCCGGTGGTCTACGTGATGATCCTCCCCGCGATGGGGATCGTCTCCGAGGTGATCCCGGTCTTCTCGCGGAAGCCGATCTTCGGGTACAAGGCCATCGCGTACTCCTCGCTGGCGATCGCCTTCATCGGCTTCCTGGTGTGGGGGCACCACATGTTCACCTCGGCGATGTCGCCGCTGGCCAACGCGATCTTCTCGTTCCTGACCTTCTTCGTGGCCGTGCCCACCGCGGTGAAGGTGTTCAACTGGATCGCCACGCTCTACAGGGGGTCCATCACCTTCGAGTCCCCCATGCTGTATGCGCTCACTTTCATCTTCCTGTTCATCATCGGCGGGCTCACGGGGCCGTTCCTGGCCGCGCTGAGCACCAACGTCCAGCTCCACGATACCTACTTCGTCGTGGCGCACTTCCACTACACGATGATGGGCGGAACCGTCATGGGGTTCTTCGCGGGGCTCCACTACTGGTTCCCGAAGATGACGGGCCGGATGCCGGGCGAGAAGCTGGCGCGCGCCGCCTGGGCGCTGATCTTCGTCGGCTTCAACGTCACCTTCTTCACGATGTTCATCGTCGGCGTCCGCGGGATGCCGCGCCGCTACGCGGAGTACCTCCCGAAATTCCACCAGGAGAACGTGATCGCCACGATCGGCTCCTTCCTGCTGGCGGCCGGGGTCCTGCTGCTGTTCTGGAACCTCTGGCATTCGCTGCGAAAGGGCGCCCGCGCCTCCGGAAACCCCTGGCGGGCGCTGTCGCTCGAGTGGCGGACCCCCTCGCCCCCCGCGACGGAGAACTTCCACGAGATCCCGGAGGTGACCGACTGGCCTTACGGGTACGGGAAGCCGAAAAGGACGCCCGCGTGA
- the coxB gene encoding cytochrome c oxidase subunit II has protein sequence MAEGLAFGAASEQAARVDGVFVMIAVIGGFFFFLTQGLLIWFAVKYRRRRPDRDNETPQITGNHLLEFFWVLIPSIVVVAIFYYGWRVYADLSGPPEAATEVHVNGRQWLYEVRYPDGRTAVNEIRVPAGKTVKFLLSASDVIHGFSLPDFRVKMDMIPGRITTLTLHPERPGRFQIYCTVYCGTQHSNMLAELIVMAPEEYARWEAGEREGPAGAVEPPAARGERLAKSAGCLNCHAVEGPAKIGPNLKGLFGSKRPLEGAAEAVADEEYLRESIVDPGAKIARGYPNVMPTFKTTLTPEDVSALVEWLKKLK, from the coding sequence ATGGCGGAAGGGCTCGCATTCGGGGCGGCTTCGGAGCAGGCCGCGCGGGTCGACGGCGTGTTCGTGATGATCGCCGTCATCGGCGGCTTCTTCTTTTTCCTCACCCAGGGGCTGCTCATCTGGTTCGCCGTGAAGTACCGGCGCCGCCGGCCGGACCGGGACAACGAGACGCCGCAGATCACGGGGAACCACCTCCTCGAGTTCTTCTGGGTCCTCATCCCGTCGATCGTGGTGGTCGCCATCTTCTACTACGGCTGGAGGGTGTATGCCGACCTCTCCGGCCCCCCGGAAGCGGCGACGGAGGTCCACGTCAACGGCCGCCAGTGGCTGTACGAGGTGCGGTACCCGGACGGCCGGACCGCGGTCAACGAGATCCGCGTGCCCGCCGGGAAGACGGTGAAGTTCCTCCTCTCCGCCTCCGACGTCATCCACGGCTTCTCCCTGCCGGATTTCCGGGTGAAGATGGACATGATCCCGGGGCGGATCACGACGCTGACTCTGCACCCGGAGCGCCCGGGGCGCTTCCAGATCTACTGCACGGTCTACTGCGGCACGCAGCACTCCAACATGCTCGCGGAGCTGATCGTGATGGCGCCGGAGGAATACGCGCGGTGGGAGGCGGGGGAGCGCGAAGGGCCGGCGGGGGCGGTCGAGCCGCCGGCGGCGCGCGGAGAGCGGCTCGCGAAATCCGCGGGCTGCCTGAACTGCCACGCCGTCGAAGGCCCGGCGAAGATCGGCCCGAACCTCAAAGGGCTGTTCGGCTCGAAGCGGCCGCTGGAGGGCGCGGCCGAAGCCGTCGCCGACGAGGAGTACCTGAGGGAATCGATCGTGGACCCGGGCGCGAAGATCGCGAGGGGATACCCGAACGTGATGCCGACCTTCAAGACCACCCTGACCCCGGAGGACGTCTCCGCGCTGGTGGAATGGCTGAAAAAGCTGAAATGA
- a CDS encoding SCO family protein: protein MTAVRRAAALFTLLALLALPAFRAAAHEAQDEGLAGVGVDERLGARVPMELPLIDLSGKTVRLGDYLRGGPAILTLNYYTCPMLCPLTFRSYAATMDQVKGLSVSKDYRIVTVSINPEEEPRNARARADETHSFLKGLADADDRWLFLRGSPESIRRLTESVGFRYKKVGVEYAHATVAIVLTPDGAVSRYLYGIEIPPLDLKLALIEAAGGKIGASTAANAILMFCYQYDPAGRKYALVARNIMKAAGAATLLLLAALFLYLRIRPGRRAPGREAGE from the coding sequence GTGACCGCCGTGCGCCGCGCCGCCGCGCTGTTCACGCTTCTCGCGCTCCTCGCCCTCCCCGCCTTCCGGGCGGCCGCGCATGAAGCGCAGGACGAGGGGCTGGCGGGAGTGGGCGTCGACGAGCGCCTCGGGGCCCGGGTCCCGATGGAGCTGCCCTTGATCGATCTCTCGGGGAAGACGGTCCGGCTGGGCGACTACCTCCGCGGGGGGCCCGCGATCCTGACGCTGAACTACTACACGTGCCCCATGCTCTGCCCCCTGACGTTCCGGTCCTACGCCGCGACCATGGACCAGGTGAAGGGGCTGTCCGTCTCGAAGGATTACCGGATCGTCACCGTGAGCATCAACCCGGAGGAGGAGCCGCGGAACGCCCGGGCGCGGGCGGACGAGACGCACTCCTTCCTGAAGGGGCTCGCGGACGCGGACGACCGCTGGCTGTTCCTGAGGGGATCGCCGGAATCCATCCGGCGGCTGACGGAATCCGTCGGCTTCCGCTATAAGAAGGTTGGCGTCGAATACGCGCACGCGACCGTCGCGATCGTCCTGACTCCCGACGGTGCCGTATCCCGCTACCTGTACGGGATCGAGATCCCGCCGCTGGACCTGAAGCTCGCCCTCATCGAGGCGGCGGGCGGGAAGATCGGCGCTTCCACCGCCGCGAACGCGATCCTGATGTTCTGCTACCAGTACGACCCGGCGGGGAGGAAATACGCCCTGGTCGCGAGGAACATCATGAAGGCCGCGGGGGCGGCCACGCTGCTCCTGCTCGCGGCGCTGTTCCTGTATCTCCGGATCCGTCCCGGGCGGAGGGCGCCGGGCCGGGAGGCGGGGGAGTGA